A genomic segment from Tuwongella immobilis encodes:
- a CDS encoding DUF1549 and DUF1553 domain-containing protein, with amino-acid sequence MERTFARWLKRPTRLLLLSGLAMLLGTSSVRSAETTAIPATPTVQPAALPKPSDLAKLEIYPSKLTLKGGDDAGQLIITGTLANGRLVDLTGDVTYEASDAKIVRITTTGRVVPTGDGATQVVAKYGDKSIALPVSVSAVNENLPINFTNQIVPIFTKLSCNGGGCHGKIAGQNGFRLGLLGFDPDLDYATLVKEARGRRLFPAAPDSSLFLLKATAKMPHGGGKKMEPDSDEYKLVRRWIAAGMPYGSPSDPTVTHISVYPEHRVLSRQSRQQFAVYAHYTDGSIEDITRRAQYDSNDTEIATVDTHALVRTLSMSGEAAIMARYQGHVAVFRATVPLGEKTPEWQFPEQTVVDKHTSKQWRELGLVPSERANDETFIRRLYLDLTGTLPTPTQVKQFVADANPAKRDVLVDQLLDSPEYAYYFANKWADILRVKRNGDATRMTGTFGFHDWIRQAMAEDMPYDRFVRSILGATGDEVKNPPTVWYKELQQPEQFVDDTAQVFLGQRLGCANCHHHPYEKWSQDDYWGLAAFFGRVGRKNVPMNGALPGAPQQMQVVFSRSSGSVNNKRTGQPAKFKPLDGPVVDVAGEDDPRQALLDWMVQPKNPFFARAVANRYWAHFFGRGIVDPIDDMRVTNPPSNPALLDALADTLTSNQYSLKSLVKAIVKSRTYQLSAIPNEFNKHDKQAYARYYPKRMSAEVLLDAVGQVTGSPTAFGGLPSDKFAPQRAIMLPDENFSTYFLEVFGRPSRISACECERVSEANLAQALHLLNSDEVQSKLSRGGSRADLLAKDARPDAEKLEELWMWAFSRKPTKADLDAALAHIQKHGANKKTAYENIVWALINTKEFVFNQ; translated from the coding sequence ATGGAACGGACATTCGCACGTTGGCTCAAGCGGCCAACTCGATTGCTATTGCTGAGCGGCTTGGCGATGCTGCTGGGAACCTCTTCGGTTCGTTCAGCGGAAACCACCGCCATTCCCGCCACCCCCACGGTGCAACCCGCCGCTCTCCCCAAGCCGAGCGATTTGGCCAAGCTGGAGATTTATCCCAGCAAGCTGACGCTCAAGGGCGGCGACGATGCGGGGCAACTCATTATCACCGGCACGCTGGCCAATGGTCGCTTGGTCGATCTGACTGGCGATGTCACCTACGAAGCCAGCGATGCCAAAATTGTGCGCATCACCACCACAGGCCGCGTCGTCCCCACCGGAGATGGCGCAACGCAAGTGGTTGCCAAATATGGCGATAAGTCGATTGCGCTGCCGGTGAGCGTCTCGGCGGTGAACGAGAATCTGCCGATCAACTTCACCAATCAGATTGTGCCGATCTTCACGAAGTTGAGCTGCAACGGCGGCGGTTGCCATGGCAAAATCGCCGGGCAAAACGGCTTCCGATTGGGGCTGCTGGGCTTCGATCCGGATCTGGATTATGCCACGCTGGTGAAAGAAGCACGCGGCCGCCGACTGTTCCCGGCCGCACCGGATTCGTCGCTGTTCCTGCTGAAGGCGACCGCCAAGATGCCTCACGGCGGCGGCAAGAAGATGGAACCAGATTCCGACGAATACAAACTCGTGCGACGCTGGATTGCTGCCGGGATGCCGTATGGCTCGCCCAGCGATCCGACGGTGACCCATATTTCGGTCTACCCCGAACACCGGGTGCTGTCGCGCCAAAGTCGTCAGCAGTTCGCGGTTTACGCGCATTATACCGATGGCTCGATCGAAGATATCACCCGCCGGGCGCAGTACGATTCCAACGACACGGAAATCGCCACCGTGGATACCCACGCGTTGGTGCGAACGCTGTCGATGTCCGGCGAAGCGGCGATCATGGCCCGCTATCAAGGGCATGTGGCCGTGTTCCGAGCGACCGTTCCGCTGGGCGAAAAGACTCCGGAATGGCAGTTCCCCGAACAAACGGTCGTGGACAAACACACGTCTAAGCAATGGCGGGAACTCGGTCTGGTGCCGTCGGAACGGGCGAATGATGAGACGTTTATTCGTCGATTGTACCTGGATCTGACCGGGACGCTGCCGACGCCGACGCAGGTGAAGCAATTCGTGGCGGATGCCAACCCCGCGAAGCGCGATGTGCTGGTGGATCAACTGCTCGATTCGCCGGAATATGCGTATTATTTTGCGAATAAGTGGGCGGATATTCTCCGCGTCAAGCGGAACGGCGATGCCACGCGGATGACCGGCACCTTTGGCTTCCATGATTGGATTCGCCAAGCGATGGCCGAAGATATGCCGTATGATCGATTCGTTCGCTCGATTCTGGGCGCGACCGGCGACGAAGTGAAGAACCCGCCGACGGTGTGGTACAAGGAACTGCAACAGCCCGAGCAGTTCGTGGATGACACGGCGCAAGTGTTTCTGGGACAACGACTTGGGTGCGCGAATTGCCACCATCACCCCTACGAAAAGTGGAGCCAAGACGACTATTGGGGCTTGGCCGCCTTCTTTGGTCGGGTGGGTCGTAAGAATGTGCCGATGAATGGGGCACTGCCCGGTGCGCCGCAGCAAATGCAGGTCGTGTTCAGCCGTTCGAGCGGGAGTGTGAATAACAAGCGGACGGGGCAACCGGCCAAGTTCAAGCCGCTGGATGGCCCGGTGGTGGACGTTGCGGGCGAAGACGATCCGCGGCAAGCCTTGCTCGATTGGATGGTTCAGCCGAAGAATCCGTTCTTTGCCCGTGCGGTTGCGAATCGCTATTGGGCCCACTTCTTCGGTCGGGGCATTGTCGATCCGATCGATGACATGCGGGTCACGAATCCGCCCAGCAATCCGGCCCTGCTCGATGCCTTGGCCGACACGCTGACCAGCAATCAATACAGCCTGAAGTCGCTGGTGAAGGCGATTGTGAAGAGCCGAACGTATCAACTATCGGCGATTCCGAACGAATTCAACAAGCACGACAAACAAGCCTACGCCCGGTACTATCCGAAGCGGATGAGCGCGGAAGTGCTGCTCGACGCGGTCGGGCAAGTGACCGGCTCGCCGACGGCCTTTGGTGGGCTGCCATCCGACAAATTCGCCCCGCAACGCGCGATCATGTTGCCGGATGAAAACTTCTCGACGTACTTCCTGGAAGTGTTCGGTCGTCCGTCTCGCATCAGCGCTTGCGAATGCGAACGGGTCAGCGAAGCGAATCTGGCCCAAGCCTTGCACTTGCTCAATTCGGATGAAGTGCAAAGCAAGTTGTCTCGGGGTGGCTCGCGGGCCGATCTGTTGGCCAAAGACGCTCGCCCGGATGCCGAGAAGCTCGAAGAATTGTGGATGTGGGCATTCTCCCGCAAGCCGACCAAGGCCGACTTGGACGCGGCATTGGCCCACATTCAAAAGCACGGCGCCAACAAGAAGACCGCCTACGAAAACATCGTCTGGGCACTGATTAACACGAAGGAATTCGTCTTCAATCAGTAA
- a CDS encoding MFS transporter: MSSAGSIPPATTPAPTREFQPADSLRSRTFIGLLIAQFLAAFNDQAIHASAMFFAINTATMTETEAISLMPILFYLPWALFCTLAGYLSDRYSKQYSLISWKIVEVAITALAIFGFWLGRNGSPSTGTWIVLSTVFLMGTHSAFFVPAKYGVMPEILQPQLLSRGNGLLESLSFLAVILGTVFGGVLSYWFQGREVIIGVILCGLAIIGAVASFLIQRMPAANPNVSFPPYLFGPLIGNLKTLFSIKPLRLTVIGIAFFTFVVAFMRQSIYMLGESQNPRWNELKTSAIVGTVALGIGLGSPLAGWLSGRKVELGLIPLGIIGMIVGCLIAAFNLDTIPYLVVCIVLIGFATGFYLVPLYTLLQYRAPKTSKGNMIATSNFINVTGAILSSALFFALVFTAKQVGFVEQIPTKDEFVGEVRELNISHGRPVGFRIEGKPIDKPDDVGRIISRGVLLPPPEDTTPEDLTAMFDPSDTRESTIIESEPAITQGSRVVVATYTLRNVPHYVLRPEGSDPKPAFDAHHLPRFLFIGAGLMSGLILIVLTWQLRDLLSRSRWVLKSLGKPGVHVTDSKYLPSSGPVVLATNATQPQAQQTIISATDRYTHFFGTDQRDESHIQEAVRIIQRGDLVGISITGRTDDQKTSRFLSEILKRTQAQIVPVFFGQGRERLPVASVDKPAKLRAIVRIVFGPGIQLTSSAAVREAIEQAGRRQMDI; the protein is encoded by the coding sequence ATGAGTTCAGCGGGAAGCATTCCCCCGGCAACCACGCCGGCACCCACCCGAGAGTTCCAACCTGCCGATAGCCTGCGATCTCGCACCTTCATTGGCCTGCTGATCGCGCAATTCCTGGCAGCCTTTAACGATCAAGCGATTCACGCCTCGGCTATGTTCTTCGCCATCAACACGGCGACCATGACCGAAACCGAGGCCATCTCGCTGATGCCGATTCTCTTCTACCTGCCTTGGGCACTGTTCTGCACCTTGGCCGGATACTTATCCGATCGATATAGTAAACAATACTCGCTCATTTCCTGGAAGATTGTCGAAGTCGCCATTACGGCGCTGGCCATCTTCGGATTCTGGCTGGGCCGCAACGGCTCGCCATCGACCGGCACCTGGATTGTGCTATCCACCGTCTTTCTAATGGGGACCCACTCGGCTTTCTTCGTCCCCGCGAAATATGGCGTAATGCCGGAAATCCTGCAGCCCCAACTACTTAGTCGCGGCAATGGCTTACTGGAATCGCTCTCGTTCCTGGCCGTGATTTTGGGCACCGTCTTCGGCGGAGTCTTGTCGTATTGGTTCCAGGGCCGTGAGGTGATTATCGGCGTCATCCTCTGCGGGCTGGCGATCATCGGAGCGGTGGCCAGCTTCCTGATTCAACGCATGCCCGCCGCCAATCCCAATGTCTCGTTTCCGCCGTATCTGTTTGGCCCGCTCATTGGCAACCTCAAGACACTCTTTTCGATCAAACCGCTGCGGCTCACGGTCATCGGCATCGCCTTTTTCACCTTCGTCGTCGCGTTCATGCGGCAAAGCATTTACATGCTCGGCGAATCGCAAAATCCCCGCTGGAACGAACTCAAGACCAGCGCCATTGTCGGCACCGTCGCGCTGGGGATTGGCCTGGGATCGCCGCTGGCGGGGTGGCTGTCGGGCCGCAAAGTCGAACTCGGCCTGATTCCGCTGGGCATCATCGGCATGATTGTTGGCTGTCTCATTGCCGCCTTCAATCTCGATACGATTCCCTATCTGGTGGTCTGCATCGTACTGATTGGCTTCGCCACCGGCTTCTACCTGGTGCCACTGTACACACTGCTGCAATATCGTGCCCCCAAGACCAGCAAGGGGAACATGATCGCCACCAGCAACTTCATCAATGTGACCGGCGCGATTCTCTCCTCCGCGTTATTTTTCGCGCTGGTGTTCACCGCCAAGCAAGTGGGATTTGTCGAGCAGATTCCCACGAAAGACGAATTTGTCGGCGAAGTCCGCGAACTGAATATCTCCCACGGCCGCCCGGTGGGATTCCGCATCGAAGGCAAACCGATTGACAAACCCGACGATGTCGGCCGCATCATCTCGCGCGGTGTCCTGCTGCCACCGCCGGAAGATACCACCCCAGAAGACCTTACGGCGATGTTCGATCCTTCGGACACCCGCGAATCGACGATCATCGAATCGGAACCCGCAATTACCCAAGGAAGTCGCGTGGTGGTTGCCACGTACACGCTTCGCAATGTCCCGCATTATGTGCTGCGTCCCGAAGGCAGCGATCCCAAGCCCGCCTTCGACGCCCATCACCTGCCGCGATTTCTGTTCATCGGAGCGGGGCTGATGAGCGGTCTGATTCTGATCGTGCTGACCTGGCAATTGCGTGACCTGCTCAGCCGCAGTCGCTGGGTGCTGAAATCGCTCGGCAAGCCCGGCGTGCATGTCACCGATTCGAAATATCTCCCCAGCAGCGGGCCCGTGGTGTTGGCCACCAATGCGACGCAACCCCAAGCCCAGCAAACGATTATCTCTGCCACCGATCGCTACACACACTTCTTCGGCACCGATCAACGCGATGAATCGCATATCCAAGAGGCCGTGCGAATCATCCAACGGGGCGACCTCGTCGGCATCAGCATCACCGGACGCACCGACGACCAAAAGACAAGCCGATTCTTGAGCGAAATTCTGAAGCGCACGCAGGCTCAGATTGTGCCCGTGTTCTTCGGCCAAGGTAGAGAACGGCTCCCCGTTGCCAGCGTCGATAAGCCCGCCAAGCTGCGTGCGATTGTCCGAATTGTCTTCGGCCCCGGCATCCAATTGACCAGTTCCGCCGCCGTCCGCGAAGCCATCGAACAGGCCGGCCGCCGTCAAATGGATATCTGA